From Desulforegula conservatrix Mb1Pa:
AAGATGTCTTTTAACAAATTCCAGCTTGTCCCTGATATCATTCCCTGCTGTATCAAGGTTCGTCCCCCAGGCAAACTTGCATGCAACCATGGAAAGAGAATCCTGAGATTTTGAATTAAGTGAGTCAAGGTTACTGACGCTGCTAAGAACATCTTCGACAATTTCAGTCAGTTCAGATTCAACATCGGACGCGCTCGCACCTTTCCATGTGGTAATTACCGTAATTACAGGTGGTTCTACATGGGGAAGCATGTCTATATTAAGTCTTGTAGCTGAAAAACCACCAAGCAGAAGAAAGGCAAGAAAGAGCATCCATGTGGCAACAGGCTGTTTTACTGCAAATTCAGATACCCTCATCAGGAGGCCTCCTTGCCTTTTTCCGATATTTTGACAGTATCTCCGTCCCTCAGACGGTTATGACCCTGGACGACGACTTTCTCCCCGTTTTTTATTCCTGAAAGAATTTCAGCCCTGTCTTTTTCCTGTATTCCCACGACCACATTCTTCTGAACAGCTTTACCTTTTTCTATGGCAAAGACATAAAAACTGCCTGTTCCAGGTAGTTTTAGAAGTGCGTCGTTCGAAATCAGAGTTCCCTGCCTCTTTCCAAGTATGATGGATATTTCAGCGAACATTCCGGGTTTGAGCCTTGAGTTTTTATTATCCAAATTGACTTCTATTTCGCTCATCCGGCTTTCCGGCTTGACTTCATCTGATACTATGTCGATCTTACCTTCGAATTTTTCATCAGGAAAGGCATCGATGGACACAAAGGCTTTCATGTCTTTTTTTATTTTTGGAAGGTCCTTTTGAGTAATTGTGGTGACGATTTTTAAGGATTTTTCTTCTGATATTCTGACAACAGGAATATTTGGGGAAGACATTGCCCCTGGATCCACATATCTTTTTGTCACAGCCCCGGATATCGGAGCTGTTATTATATGATCCGAAGTTGCTATCTTTAGCTGCCTGATCGCAGCTTTTGCTTTTTCTATTTTTGCCAGCGCGGCTTTTTTGTTTTCTGACGCTGATTTGTACTGGGCGATTACTTGATCAACCTGTCTTGCCGCCACCGCTTTTTCGGCTAAAAGACTTTCCAGTCTGCCCTTGTCTTTTTCCAGCACTTCAAGATTGGCTTCCGCCCCCCTTGCCCCAGCCTCTGCTGCCTCGAGCTCTGCTTTTGCTTCTTCAAGCTTTGCAACCACAGTTTCGTTTTCAAGAAGGGCAATCACATCCCCTTTTTTTACATGGACTCCGGTTTCAACAAGAATTTCCTTGATAGTCCTGCCAGGTACTTTAGCAAAAACGTCAACTGATGATCTGGACTGGATATTCCCGGCCTGGGATATCATATCCGTTATCTCTCCTTCTTCAGCAACGTCCGCCACGACTGGAACACCTTCGCCTTCCGCAATTTTTCCGTTTTTTTTCTTCACGGCCGAGACAATTATATTGGCTGCTGTAAAGACCACGCAAAAGATGATGACCACTGCTGCCAGAGCGACTCCGCCCCTCATTTTCTTTTCCTGCATGTTTTTAAGCTCCTGTTAACCCGGAATCTTTTTCAATATGTAATTATTCAGCAAAGAGTTCATTGCCAATATAGGCGGAAATCAATACCTGATGGACTCGCAAAAAGTCAAAAAATGTCATTGGCGTCATGCCGTACTTGATCATTAATCAAATATTATCAGATACTTCCGGATTCAGGCCTTCGCCAGAATGACGAGAACCTGACTTTTTACAACCTTGTCAATACCTGCCCTGGGCTCGTGCAAGGGCAGCAAGTGCTATGTGACATCCGTACATTGACCTGTAAAAATCTCCTTCGGTTTTGCTTAGAAAAAGTCTGGCATCGAGAACGTCAGATGCTGTCGCCATCTGCTGGGAAAATTGCAGATTTGTGATTCTCCAATTCTCTTTGGCTTGGCTAAGTGCGGCTGATGCTGTTTTGTAATTCGCTTCGGCAACTCTCAATCTGGCCATAGATTCTTTAAGATCAAGGCGGATTCTGTTCTCAAGACCTGTTATTTTTTGCATTACTGCCCGCTTTTGTGACTTGAGCGCGTTTTTTTCCTTGATGGCCCTGCCGCCT
This genomic window contains:
- a CDS encoding efflux RND transporter periplasmic adaptor subunit, whose protein sequence is MQEKKMRGGVALAAVVIIFCVVFTAANIIVSAVKKKNGKIAEGEGVPVVADVAEEGEITDMISQAGNIQSRSSVDVFAKVPGRTIKEILVETGVHVKKGDVIALLENETVVAKLEEAKAELEAAEAGARGAEANLEVLEKDKGRLESLLAEKAVAARQVDQVIAQYKSASENKKAALAKIEKAKAAIRQLKIATSDHIITAPISGAVTKRYVDPGAMSSPNIPVVRISEEKSLKIVTTITQKDLPKIKKDMKAFVSIDAFPDEKFEGKIDIVSDEVKPESRMSEIEVNLDNKNSRLKPGMFAEISIILGKRQGTLISNDALLKLPGTGSFYVFAIEKGKAVQKNVVVGIQEKDRAEILSGIKNGEKVVVQGHNRLRDGDTVKISEKGKEAS